A genomic region of Vicia villosa cultivar HV-30 ecotype Madison, WI unplaced genomic scaffold, Vvil1.0 ctg.001374F_1_1, whole genome shotgun sequence contains the following coding sequences:
- the LOC131634875 gene encoding uncharacterized protein LOC131634875, translating into MDRSWMRANRLNAEYEHGVMEFLQFTESNAKKDLPPPKSNAEENLPTLILCPCVRCANKEPKLSKKQIMNHLICEGICQSYTQWIWHGEVVAKSNVSEGDNVSVEMDDRLEDMMRDIGQDSFKRAHAYDSLCIDKDTPLYPGCTNFTRFSAVLKLFNLKAVNGWTDKTFTELLELLTQILPEGNVLPSRYYEAKKILCPMGLEYEKIHACPNYCILYRKEYVNYNHCPKCKASRYKKRHGESSDDEEVKKGPPAKVVWYLPIISRFKRLFTNANDAKNLR; encoded by the coding sequence atggatcgtagttggatgagagCTAATCGATTAAATGCTGAGTACGAACATGGAGTGATGGAATTTCTACAGTTTACTGAAAGTAATGCTAAAAAAGATCTTCCTCCTCCTAAAAGTAATGCTGAAGAAAATCTTCCTACGCTTATTCTCTGTCCATGTGTTCGTTGTGCAAATAAAGAACCAAAACTTAGTAAGAAACAAATCATGAATCATCTAATTTGTGAAGGGATTTGTCAAAGTTATACACAATGGATATGGCACGGTGAAGTAGTAGCAAAGTCAAATGTGTCCGAAGGAGATAATGTTAGTGTGGAAATGGATGATCGTCTGGAAGACATGATGCGTGATATTGGACAAGATTCGTTTAAGAGGGCACATGCGTATGATAGCTTATGCATTGACAAGGATACACCTTTGTACCCGGGATGCACAAACTTTACACGTTTCTCAGCtgtgttaaaattgtttaatctgaAGGCAGTTAACGGGTGGACTGACAAAACTTTTACCGAATTGCTTGAATTGTTGACACAAATACTTCCAGAAGGTAACGTACTGCCAAGTCGTTATTACGAGGCGAAGAAAATATTGTGTCCGATGGGTTTGGAGTatgaaaagatacatgcatgcccTAATTATTGCATATTATACAGAAAAGAGTATGTAAACTATAACCATTGTCCAAAGTGCAAGGCGTCACGCTACAAAAAGAGACATGGTGAATCTAGTGATGATGAGGAGGTCAAAAAGGGTCCTCCTGCGAAAGTGGTATGGTACCTACCGATCATTTCAAGGTTCAAGAGATTATTCACTAATGCAAACGACGCAAAGAATCTTAGATGA